A genomic region of Elephas maximus indicus isolate mEleMax1 chromosome 10, mEleMax1 primary haplotype, whole genome shotgun sequence contains the following coding sequences:
- the SEMA6D gene encoding semaphorin-6D isoform X4 produces the protein MKSLLCAYMLLLMTSQLRAVSFPEDDEPLNTVDYHYSRQYPVFRGRPSGNESQHRLDFQLMLKIRDTLYIAGRDQVYTVNLNEIPKTEVIPSKKLTWRSRQQDRENCAMKGKHRDECHNFIKVFVPRNDEMVFVCGTNAFNPMCRYYRLNTLEYDGEEISGLARCPFDARQTNVALFADGKLYSATVADFLASDAVIYRSMGDGSALRTIKYDSKWIKEPHFLHAIEYGTYVYFFFREIAVEHNNLGKAVYSRVARICKNDMGGSQRVLEKHWTSFLKARLNCSVPGDSFFYFDVLQSITDIIQINGVPTVVGVFTTQLNSIPGSAVCAFSMDDIEKVFKGRFKEQKTPDSVWTAVPEDKVPKPRPGCCAKHGLAEAYKTSIDFPDETLSFIKSHPLMDSAVPPIADEPWFTKTRVRYRLTAIAIDHSAGPYQNYTVIFVGSEAGMVLKVLAKTSPFSLNDSVLLEEIEAYNHAKCNADSEEDRKVISLQLDKDHHALYVAFSSCVIRIPLSRCERYGSCKKSCIASRDPYCGWLSQGACGRVTPGMLLLTEDLFAFHNHSVGGYEQDTEYGNTAHLGDCHEILPTSATPDYKIFGGPTSDMEVSSSSVTTMASIPEITPKVIDSWKPKLTSSRKFVVQDDPNTSDFTDPFSGIPKGVRWEVQSGESNQMVHMNVLITCVFAAFVLGAFIAGVAVYCYRDMYVRKSRKIHKDAESAQSCTDSSGSFAKLNGLFDSPVKEYQQNIDSPKLYSNLLTSRKELPPNGDTKSMVMDHRGQPPELAALPTPESTPVMHQKTLQAMKSHSDKAHGHGASRKEASQFFPSSPPPHSPLSHGHIPSAIVLPNATHDYNTSFSNSNAHKAEKKLQNIDHPLTKSSSKRDHRRSVDSRNTLNDLLKHLNDPNSNPKAIMGDIQMAHQTLMLDPVGTMSEVPPKVPNREASLYSPPSTLPRNSPTKRVDVPTTPGVPMTSLERQRGYHKNSSQRHSISAMPKNVNSPNGVLLSRQPSVNRGGYMPTATGAKVDYIQGTPVSVHLQPSVSRQSSYTSNGTLPRTGLKRTPSLKPDVPPKPSFVPQTTSVRPLNKYTY, from the exons ATGAAGTCCCTCCTTTGTGCCTACATGCTCCTGCTTATGACTTCCCAGCTGAGGGCAGTCAGCTTTCCTGAAGATGACGAGCCCCTTAACACCGTTGACTACCACT ATTCAAGGCAATATCCAGTTTTTAGAGGACGCCCTTCAGGCAATGAATCGCAGCACAGGCTGGACTTTCAGCTGATGTTGAAAATTCGAGACACACTTTATATTGCTGGCAG GGACCAAGTTTATACAGTGAACTTAAATGAAATCCCCAAAACAGAAGTAATACCAAGCaag AAACTGACATGGCGGTCAAGACAACAGGATCGCGAGAACTGTGCCATGAAAGGCAAACACAGA GATGAATGCCACAACTTTATTAAAGTATTTGTTCCAAGAAACGATGAGATGGTGTTCGTTTGTGGTACCAATGCGTTTAATCCCATGTGTAGATACTACAGG ttgAATACCTTAGAGTATGATGGGGAAGAAATCAGTGGCCTGGCAAGATGCCCATTTGATGCCAGACAAACCAACGTTGCCCTCTTTGCCG ATGGGAAGCTGTATTCTGCCACAGTCGCTGACTTCCTGGCTAGTGATGCTGTTATTTATCGAAGCATGGGCGATGGATCTGCCCTTCGCACAATCAAATATGATTCCAAATGGATAAAAG aGCCACACTTTCTTCATGCCATAGAGTATGGAACCtatgtctatttcttctttcGAGAAATTGCTGTAGAACATAACAATTTAGGCAAG GCTGTATATTCCCGTGTGGCCCGTATATGTAAAAATGACATGGGTGGCTCCCAGAGGGTCCTGGAGAAGCACTGGACTTCCTTTCTAAAGGCTCGGCTCAACTGTTCTGTCCCCGGAGATTCGTTTTTCTACTTTGATGTTCTGCAGTCTATAACAGACATAATACAGATCAATGGTGTCCCCACTGTGGTTGGCGTGTTCACCACACAACTCAACAG CATCCCTGGCTCTGCGGTATGTGCATTCAGCATGGATGACATTGAAAAAGTATTCAAAGGACGGTTTAAAGAGCAGAAAACTCCAGATTCTGTTTGGACAGCGGTCCCTGAAGACAAAGTACCAAAGCCAAG GCCTGGCTGTTGTGCAAAGCATGGCCTTGCTGAAGCTTATAAAACCTCCATCGATTTCCCTGATGAAACCCTGTCGTTCATCAAGTCCCACCCCCTGATGGACTCTGCCGTTCCCCCCATTGCTGACGAGCCCTGGTTCACAAAGACTCGGGTCAG GTACAGACTGACAGCCATCGCCATCGACCACTCTGCCGGACCCTACCAGAACTACACAGTCATCTTCGTTGGCTCTGAAGCTGGCATGGTACTTAAAGTTTTGGCGAAGACCAGTCCTTTCTCTTTGAATGACAGTGTATTACTGGAAGAAATTGAAGCTTACAACCACGCAAA GTGCAATGCTGACAGTGAGGAGGACAGAAAAGTCATCTCATTGCAACTAGATAAAGATCACCATGCTTTATATGTGGCATTCTCTAGCTGTGTGATTCGGATCCCCCTCAGTCGCTGTGAACGCTATGGATCATGTAAAAA GTCTTGTATTGCATCTCGTGACCCATATTGCGGCTGGTTAAGCCAGGGAGCCTGTGGTAGAGTGACCCCGGGGATGCT GCTGTTAACCGAAGACTTGTTTGCTTTCCATAACCACAGCGTTGGAGGATATGAACAAGACACCGAATATGGCAACACGGCCCACCTGGGGGACTGCCATG AAATTTTGCCTACTTCAGCTACACCAGATTACAAAATATTTGGAGGTCCAACATctg ACATGGAGGTATCTTCGTCTTCTGTTACCACAATGGCAAGTATCCCAGAAATTACACCTAAAGTGATTGATTCCTGGAAACCTAAACTGACGAGCTCCCGGAAATTTGTAGTTCAAGATGACCCCAATACTTCTGACTTTACTGATCCTTTCTCAGGTATCCCAAAGG GTGTACGATGGGAAGTCCAGTCTGGGGAGTCCAACCAGATGGTCCACATGAATGTCCTCATCACCTGTGTCTTTGCTGCTTTTGTTTTGGGTGCATTCATTGCAGGTGTGGCAGTGTATTGTTATCGTGACATGTATGTTCGGAAATCCAGAAAGATCCATAAAGATGCAGAATCTGCCCAGTCGTGCACCGACTCCAGTGGAAGTTTTGCCAAACTGAATGGTCTCTTCGACAGTCCAGTTAAGGAATATCAACAGAATATCGATTCTCCCAAGCTGTACAGTAACCTGCTAACCAGTCGGAAAGAGCTGCCACCCAATGGAGACACTAAATCCATGGTGATGGACCATCGAGGCCAACCTCCAGAGCTGGCTGCCCTCCCCACACCTGAGTCTACACCTGTGATGCACCAGAAGACCCTGCAGGCCATGAAGAGCCACTCAGACAAGGCCCACGGCCATGGAGCTTCAAGAAAAGAAGCCTCCCAGTTTTTTCCTTCTAGTCCTCCGCCTCACTCCCCCTTAAGTCATGGGCACATCCCCAGTGCCATTGTTCTCCCTAATGCTACTCATGACTACAACACGTCTTTCTCAAACTCCAATGCTCACAAAGCTGAAAAGAAGCTTCAAAACATTGACCACCCTCTTACAAAGTCATCCAGCAAAAGGGATCACCGGCGTTCCGTAGATTCCAGAAATACCCTCAATGATCTCCTGAAGCATCTAAATGACCCAAATAGTAACCCCAAAGCCATCATGGGAGACATCCAAATGGCCCACCAGACCCTAATGCTGGATCCTGTGGGAACTATGTCTGAGGTCCCACCTAAGGTCCCTAACCGGGAGGCATCCCTGTACTCTCCGCCTTCAACTCTTCCCAGAAATAGCCCAACCAAGCGAGTGGACGTCCCCACCACTCCTGGAGTCCCAATGACTTCTCTGGAAAGACAAAGGGGCTATCACAAAAATTCCTCGCAGAGGCACTCTATATCGGCTATGCCTAAAAATGTAAACTCACCAAATGGTGTTTTGTTATCCAGACAGCCCAGTGTTAACCGTGGAGGATATATGCCCACCGCCACAGGGGCAAAGGTGGACTATATTCAGGGGACACCAGTGAGTGTTCACCTGCAGCCTTCCGTCTCCAGGCAGAGCAGTTACACCAGTAATGGCACCCTCCCTAGGACGGGACTAAAGAGGACACCGTCCTTAAAACCTGATGTGCCACCAAAGCCTTCATTTGTTCCTCAAACCACGTCAGTCAGACCACTGAACAAATACACTTACTAG
- the SEMA6D gene encoding semaphorin-6D isoform X1, protein MICPLDGWRKALKKGRALEKEVAPWDFRGGAALSSSWPTMKSLLCAYMLLLMTSQLRAVSFPEDDEPLNTVDYHYSRQYPVFRGRPSGNESQHRLDFQLMLKIRDTLYIAGRDQVYTVNLNEIPKTEVIPSKKLTWRSRQQDRENCAMKGKHRDECHNFIKVFVPRNDEMVFVCGTNAFNPMCRYYRLNTLEYDGEEISGLARCPFDARQTNVALFADGKLYSATVADFLASDAVIYRSMGDGSALRTIKYDSKWIKEPHFLHAIEYGTYVYFFFREIAVEHNNLGKAVYSRVARICKNDMGGSQRVLEKHWTSFLKARLNCSVPGDSFFYFDVLQSITDIIQINGVPTVVGVFTTQLNSIPGSAVCAFSMDDIEKVFKGRFKEQKTPDSVWTAVPEDKVPKPRPGCCAKHGLAEAYKTSIDFPDETLSFIKSHPLMDSAVPPIADEPWFTKTRVRYRLTAIAIDHSAGPYQNYTVIFVGSEAGMVLKVLAKTSPFSLNDSVLLEEIEAYNHAKCNADSEEDRKVISLQLDKDHHALYVAFSSCVIRIPLSRCERYGSCKKSCIASRDPYCGWLSQGACGRVTPGMLLLTEDLFAFHNHSVGGYEQDTEYGNTAHLGDCHEILPTSATPDYKIFGGPTSDMEVSSSSVTTMASIPEITPKVIDSWKPKLTSSRKFVVQDDPNTSDFTDPFSGIPKGVRWEVQSGESNQMVHMNVLITCVFAAFVLGAFIAGVAVYCYRDMYVRKSRKIHKDAESAQSCTDSSGSFAKLNGLFDSPVKEYQQNIDSPKLYSNLLTSRKELPPNGDTKSMVMDHRGQPPELAALPTPESTPVMHQKTLQAMKSHSDKAHGHGASRKEASQFFPSSPPPHSPLSHGHIPSAIVLPNATHDYNTSFSNSNAHKAEKKLQNIDHPLTKSSSKRDHRRSVDSRNTLNDLLKHLNDPNSNPKAIMGDIQMAHQTLMLDPVGTMSEVPPKVPNREASLYSPPSTLPRNSPTKRVDVPTTPGVPMTSLERQRGYHKNSSQRHSISAMPKNVNSPNGVLLSRQPSVNRGGYMPTATGAKVDYIQGTPVSVHLQPSVSRQSSYTSNGTLPRTGLKRTPSLKPDVPPKPSFVPQTTSVRPLNKYTY, encoded by the exons GTAGCTCCCTGGGATTTCCGAGGAGGGGCTGCTCTGAGCTCATCTTGGCCCACCATGAAGTCCCTCCTTTGTGCCTACATGCTCCTGCTTATGACTTCCCAGCTGAGGGCAGTCAGCTTTCCTGAAGATGACGAGCCCCTTAACACCGTTGACTACCACT ATTCAAGGCAATATCCAGTTTTTAGAGGACGCCCTTCAGGCAATGAATCGCAGCACAGGCTGGACTTTCAGCTGATGTTGAAAATTCGAGACACACTTTATATTGCTGGCAG GGACCAAGTTTATACAGTGAACTTAAATGAAATCCCCAAAACAGAAGTAATACCAAGCaag AAACTGACATGGCGGTCAAGACAACAGGATCGCGAGAACTGTGCCATGAAAGGCAAACACAGA GATGAATGCCACAACTTTATTAAAGTATTTGTTCCAAGAAACGATGAGATGGTGTTCGTTTGTGGTACCAATGCGTTTAATCCCATGTGTAGATACTACAGG ttgAATACCTTAGAGTATGATGGGGAAGAAATCAGTGGCCTGGCAAGATGCCCATTTGATGCCAGACAAACCAACGTTGCCCTCTTTGCCG ATGGGAAGCTGTATTCTGCCACAGTCGCTGACTTCCTGGCTAGTGATGCTGTTATTTATCGAAGCATGGGCGATGGATCTGCCCTTCGCACAATCAAATATGATTCCAAATGGATAAAAG aGCCACACTTTCTTCATGCCATAGAGTATGGAACCtatgtctatttcttctttcGAGAAATTGCTGTAGAACATAACAATTTAGGCAAG GCTGTATATTCCCGTGTGGCCCGTATATGTAAAAATGACATGGGTGGCTCCCAGAGGGTCCTGGAGAAGCACTGGACTTCCTTTCTAAAGGCTCGGCTCAACTGTTCTGTCCCCGGAGATTCGTTTTTCTACTTTGATGTTCTGCAGTCTATAACAGACATAATACAGATCAATGGTGTCCCCACTGTGGTTGGCGTGTTCACCACACAACTCAACAG CATCCCTGGCTCTGCGGTATGTGCATTCAGCATGGATGACATTGAAAAAGTATTCAAAGGACGGTTTAAAGAGCAGAAAACTCCAGATTCTGTTTGGACAGCGGTCCCTGAAGACAAAGTACCAAAGCCAAG GCCTGGCTGTTGTGCAAAGCATGGCCTTGCTGAAGCTTATAAAACCTCCATCGATTTCCCTGATGAAACCCTGTCGTTCATCAAGTCCCACCCCCTGATGGACTCTGCCGTTCCCCCCATTGCTGACGAGCCCTGGTTCACAAAGACTCGGGTCAG GTACAGACTGACAGCCATCGCCATCGACCACTCTGCCGGACCCTACCAGAACTACACAGTCATCTTCGTTGGCTCTGAAGCTGGCATGGTACTTAAAGTTTTGGCGAAGACCAGTCCTTTCTCTTTGAATGACAGTGTATTACTGGAAGAAATTGAAGCTTACAACCACGCAAA GTGCAATGCTGACAGTGAGGAGGACAGAAAAGTCATCTCATTGCAACTAGATAAAGATCACCATGCTTTATATGTGGCATTCTCTAGCTGTGTGATTCGGATCCCCCTCAGTCGCTGTGAACGCTATGGATCATGTAAAAA GTCTTGTATTGCATCTCGTGACCCATATTGCGGCTGGTTAAGCCAGGGAGCCTGTGGTAGAGTGACCCCGGGGATGCT GCTGTTAACCGAAGACTTGTTTGCTTTCCATAACCACAGCGTTGGAGGATATGAACAAGACACCGAATATGGCAACACGGCCCACCTGGGGGACTGCCATG AAATTTTGCCTACTTCAGCTACACCAGATTACAAAATATTTGGAGGTCCAACATctg ACATGGAGGTATCTTCGTCTTCTGTTACCACAATGGCAAGTATCCCAGAAATTACACCTAAAGTGATTGATTCCTGGAAACCTAAACTGACGAGCTCCCGGAAATTTGTAGTTCAAGATGACCCCAATACTTCTGACTTTACTGATCCTTTCTCAGGTATCCCAAAGG GTGTACGATGGGAAGTCCAGTCTGGGGAGTCCAACCAGATGGTCCACATGAATGTCCTCATCACCTGTGTCTTTGCTGCTTTTGTTTTGGGTGCATTCATTGCAGGTGTGGCAGTGTATTGTTATCGTGACATGTATGTTCGGAAATCCAGAAAGATCCATAAAGATGCAGAATCTGCCCAGTCGTGCACCGACTCCAGTGGAAGTTTTGCCAAACTGAATGGTCTCTTCGACAGTCCAGTTAAGGAATATCAACAGAATATCGATTCTCCCAAGCTGTACAGTAACCTGCTAACCAGTCGGAAAGAGCTGCCACCCAATGGAGACACTAAATCCATGGTGATGGACCATCGAGGCCAACCTCCAGAGCTGGCTGCCCTCCCCACACCTGAGTCTACACCTGTGATGCACCAGAAGACCCTGCAGGCCATGAAGAGCCACTCAGACAAGGCCCACGGCCATGGAGCTTCAAGAAAAGAAGCCTCCCAGTTTTTTCCTTCTAGTCCTCCGCCTCACTCCCCCTTAAGTCATGGGCACATCCCCAGTGCCATTGTTCTCCCTAATGCTACTCATGACTACAACACGTCTTTCTCAAACTCCAATGCTCACAAAGCTGAAAAGAAGCTTCAAAACATTGACCACCCTCTTACAAAGTCATCCAGCAAAAGGGATCACCGGCGTTCCGTAGATTCCAGAAATACCCTCAATGATCTCCTGAAGCATCTAAATGACCCAAATAGTAACCCCAAAGCCATCATGGGAGACATCCAAATGGCCCACCAGACCCTAATGCTGGATCCTGTGGGAACTATGTCTGAGGTCCCACCTAAGGTCCCTAACCGGGAGGCATCCCTGTACTCTCCGCCTTCAACTCTTCCCAGAAATAGCCCAACCAAGCGAGTGGACGTCCCCACCACTCCTGGAGTCCCAATGACTTCTCTGGAAAGACAAAGGGGCTATCACAAAAATTCCTCGCAGAGGCACTCTATATCGGCTATGCCTAAAAATGTAAACTCACCAAATGGTGTTTTGTTATCCAGACAGCCCAGTGTTAACCGTGGAGGATATATGCCCACCGCCACAGGGGCAAAGGTGGACTATATTCAGGGGACACCAGTGAGTGTTCACCTGCAGCCTTCCGTCTCCAGGCAGAGCAGTTACACCAGTAATGGCACCCTCCCTAGGACGGGACTAAAGAGGACACCGTCCTTAAAACCTGATGTGCCACCAAAGCCTTCATTTGTTCCTCAAACCACGTCAGTCAGACCACTGAACAAATACACTTACTAG
- the SEMA6D gene encoding semaphorin-6D isoform X6: MICPLDGWRKALKKGRALEKEVAPWDFRGGAALSSSWPTMKSLLCAYMLLLMTSQLRAVSFPEDDEPLNTVDYHYSRQYPVFRGRPSGNESQHRLDFQLMLKIRDTLYIAGRDQVYTVNLNEIPKTEVIPSKKLTWRSRQQDRENCAMKGKHRDECHNFIKVFVPRNDEMVFVCGTNAFNPMCRYYRLNTLEYDGEEISGLARCPFDARQTNVALFADGKLYSATVADFLASDAVIYRSMGDGSALRTIKYDSKWIKEPHFLHAIEYGTYVYFFFREIAVEHNNLGKAVYSRVARICKNDMGGSQRVLEKHWTSFLKARLNCSVPGDSFFYFDVLQSITDIIQINGVPTVVGVFTTQLNSIPGSAVCAFSMDDIEKVFKGRFKEQKTPDSVWTAVPEDKVPKPRPGCCAKHGLAEAYKTSIDFPDETLSFIKSHPLMDSAVPPIADEPWFTKTRVRYRLTAIAIDHSAGPYQNYTVIFVGSEAGMVLKVLAKTSPFSLNDSVLLEEIEAYNHAKCNADSEEDRKVISLQLDKDHHALYVAFSSCVIRIPLSRCERYGSCKKSCIASRDPYCGWLSQGACGRVTPGMLVGGYEQDTEYGNTAHLGDCHEILPTSATPDYKIFGGPTSGVRWEVQSGESNQMVHMNVLITCVFAAFVLGAFIAGVAVYCYRDMYVRKSRKIHKDAESAQSCTDSSGSFAKLNGLFDSPVKEYQQNIDSPKLYSNLLTSRKELPPNGDTKSMVMDHRGQPPELAALPTPESTPVMHQKTLQAMKSHSDKAHGHGASRKEASQFFPSSPPPHSPLSHGHIPSAIVLPNATHDYNTSFSNSNAHKAEKKLQNIDHPLTKSSSKRDHRRSVDSRNTLNDLLKHLNDPNSNPKAIMGDIQMAHQTLMLDPVGTMSEVPPKVPNREASLYSPPSTLPRNSPTKRVDVPTTPGVPMTSLERQRGYHKNSSQRHSISAMPKNVNSPNGVLLSRQPSVNRGGYMPTATGAKVDYIQGTPVSVHLQPSVSRQSSYTSNGTLPRTGLKRTPSLKPDVPPKPSFVPQTTSVRPLNKYTY, encoded by the exons GTAGCTCCCTGGGATTTCCGAGGAGGGGCTGCTCTGAGCTCATCTTGGCCCACCATGAAGTCCCTCCTTTGTGCCTACATGCTCCTGCTTATGACTTCCCAGCTGAGGGCAGTCAGCTTTCCTGAAGATGACGAGCCCCTTAACACCGTTGACTACCACT ATTCAAGGCAATATCCAGTTTTTAGAGGACGCCCTTCAGGCAATGAATCGCAGCACAGGCTGGACTTTCAGCTGATGTTGAAAATTCGAGACACACTTTATATTGCTGGCAG GGACCAAGTTTATACAGTGAACTTAAATGAAATCCCCAAAACAGAAGTAATACCAAGCaag AAACTGACATGGCGGTCAAGACAACAGGATCGCGAGAACTGTGCCATGAAAGGCAAACACAGA GATGAATGCCACAACTTTATTAAAGTATTTGTTCCAAGAAACGATGAGATGGTGTTCGTTTGTGGTACCAATGCGTTTAATCCCATGTGTAGATACTACAGG ttgAATACCTTAGAGTATGATGGGGAAGAAATCAGTGGCCTGGCAAGATGCCCATTTGATGCCAGACAAACCAACGTTGCCCTCTTTGCCG ATGGGAAGCTGTATTCTGCCACAGTCGCTGACTTCCTGGCTAGTGATGCTGTTATTTATCGAAGCATGGGCGATGGATCTGCCCTTCGCACAATCAAATATGATTCCAAATGGATAAAAG aGCCACACTTTCTTCATGCCATAGAGTATGGAACCtatgtctatttcttctttcGAGAAATTGCTGTAGAACATAACAATTTAGGCAAG GCTGTATATTCCCGTGTGGCCCGTATATGTAAAAATGACATGGGTGGCTCCCAGAGGGTCCTGGAGAAGCACTGGACTTCCTTTCTAAAGGCTCGGCTCAACTGTTCTGTCCCCGGAGATTCGTTTTTCTACTTTGATGTTCTGCAGTCTATAACAGACATAATACAGATCAATGGTGTCCCCACTGTGGTTGGCGTGTTCACCACACAACTCAACAG CATCCCTGGCTCTGCGGTATGTGCATTCAGCATGGATGACATTGAAAAAGTATTCAAAGGACGGTTTAAAGAGCAGAAAACTCCAGATTCTGTTTGGACAGCGGTCCCTGAAGACAAAGTACCAAAGCCAAG GCCTGGCTGTTGTGCAAAGCATGGCCTTGCTGAAGCTTATAAAACCTCCATCGATTTCCCTGATGAAACCCTGTCGTTCATCAAGTCCCACCCCCTGATGGACTCTGCCGTTCCCCCCATTGCTGACGAGCCCTGGTTCACAAAGACTCGGGTCAG GTACAGACTGACAGCCATCGCCATCGACCACTCTGCCGGACCCTACCAGAACTACACAGTCATCTTCGTTGGCTCTGAAGCTGGCATGGTACTTAAAGTTTTGGCGAAGACCAGTCCTTTCTCTTTGAATGACAGTGTATTACTGGAAGAAATTGAAGCTTACAACCACGCAAA GTGCAATGCTGACAGTGAGGAGGACAGAAAAGTCATCTCATTGCAACTAGATAAAGATCACCATGCTTTATATGTGGCATTCTCTAGCTGTGTGATTCGGATCCCCCTCAGTCGCTGTGAACGCTATGGATCATGTAAAAA GTCTTGTATTGCATCTCGTGACCCATATTGCGGCTGGTTAAGCCAGGGAGCCTGTGGTAGAGTGACCCCGGGGATGCT CGTTGGAGGATATGAACAAGACACCGAATATGGCAACACGGCCCACCTGGGGGACTGCCATG AAATTTTGCCTACTTCAGCTACACCAGATTACAAAATATTTGGAGGTCCAACATctg GTGTACGATGGGAAGTCCAGTCTGGGGAGTCCAACCAGATGGTCCACATGAATGTCCTCATCACCTGTGTCTTTGCTGCTTTTGTTTTGGGTGCATTCATTGCAGGTGTGGCAGTGTATTGTTATCGTGACATGTATGTTCGGAAATCCAGAAAGATCCATAAAGATGCAGAATCTGCCCAGTCGTGCACCGACTCCAGTGGAAGTTTTGCCAAACTGAATGGTCTCTTCGACAGTCCAGTTAAGGAATATCAACAGAATATCGATTCTCCCAAGCTGTACAGTAACCTGCTAACCAGTCGGAAAGAGCTGCCACCCAATGGAGACACTAAATCCATGGTGATGGACCATCGAGGCCAACCTCCAGAGCTGGCTGCCCTCCCCACACCTGAGTCTACACCTGTGATGCACCAGAAGACCCTGCAGGCCATGAAGAGCCACTCAGACAAGGCCCACGGCCATGGAGCTTCAAGAAAAGAAGCCTCCCAGTTTTTTCCTTCTAGTCCTCCGCCTCACTCCCCCTTAAGTCATGGGCACATCCCCAGTGCCATTGTTCTCCCTAATGCTACTCATGACTACAACACGTCTTTCTCAAACTCCAATGCTCACAAAGCTGAAAAGAAGCTTCAAAACATTGACCACCCTCTTACAAAGTCATCCAGCAAAAGGGATCACCGGCGTTCCGTAGATTCCAGAAATACCCTCAATGATCTCCTGAAGCATCTAAATGACCCAAATAGTAACCCCAAAGCCATCATGGGAGACATCCAAATGGCCCACCAGACCCTAATGCTGGATCCTGTGGGAACTATGTCTGAGGTCCCACCTAAGGTCCCTAACCGGGAGGCATCCCTGTACTCTCCGCCTTCAACTCTTCCCAGAAATAGCCCAACCAAGCGAGTGGACGTCCCCACCACTCCTGGAGTCCCAATGACTTCTCTGGAAAGACAAAGGGGCTATCACAAAAATTCCTCGCAGAGGCACTCTATATCGGCTATGCCTAAAAATGTAAACTCACCAAATGGTGTTTTGTTATCCAGACAGCCCAGTGTTAACCGTGGAGGATATATGCCCACCGCCACAGGGGCAAAGGTGGACTATATTCAGGGGACACCAGTGAGTGTTCACCTGCAGCCTTCCGTCTCCAGGCAGAGCAGTTACACCAGTAATGGCACCCTCCCTAGGACGGGACTAAAGAGGACACCGTCCTTAAAACCTGATGTGCCACCAAAGCCTTCATTTGTTCCTCAAACCACGTCAGTCAGACCACTGAACAAATACACTTACTAG